A region from the Nostoc sp. HK-01 genome encodes:
- a CDS encoding filamentous hemagglutinin-like protein, which translates to MSNLHWWSKILGSAIGSVIAFSANSTSAQIMQDGTLPTNSQVTTQNNTTIITGGTRVGDNLFHSFLNFSVPANTTASFQNTAGIQNIISRVTGNSISEIDGTLQAGGTANLFLINPNGIVFGPQATLNIGGSFLASTASKINFADGKTFSATDTQVSSLLSVSIPIGLQFTAIAAPIRNLSQASPNGATNVIRQPVGLQVQSGKTLALVGGNLFLDGGNVTAKSGNIELGSVAPNSLVTLKPISQSWVLGYESVNNFQNIQLAQRIVGSTAVGSVLDASGVDGGGRITVQGNIVELISRYAIVTSQTLGMRDGQDLTINAKNLILRDGAQIRVSTFNKGDGGNLNVNASDSVELIGGIFEPVMNRSIATALVSDTVGDGHAGDITVNTSRLHLKNGAAISAGSSGNLNSSTSTFIPARGNGGNITINASDSVEITGILAVGFPSNLSARTRGPGAAGTVTVNTAKLLIRDGGIAVASQIPRLPPNIKYQGNVNELGTAGEINVNAGSILLDEKGQITSNSQGGGGGDIMLQVQDVLLLRRNSQISTNAGTANAPGNGGNITINAPNGFIVATHQGNNDITANAFSGAGGRIFINANSIFGFVQRSRADLVQLLGTEDSRQLNPNRLPTSDITAFSQQNPSLNGTIQINTPDVDPSRGLLELPAEPVDASRQIAADCKPGSKLKKGSLIATGRGGIVPSPTEPFMDDSVLVNWITLNDERENSASYLSHHVSTSTQKLDSANQETQIIPAQGWVRDGKGNVTLVAQAPTVTPHSPLLNPASCAAHL; encoded by the coding sequence ATGAGCAATCTTCATTGGTGGTCAAAAATTTTAGGCAGTGCAATAGGTAGTGTTATAGCTTTTTCTGCTAACTCAACTTCTGCCCAAATCATGCAGGATGGGACATTGCCTACCAATTCTCAAGTCACAACCCAGAACAATACTACAATAATTACAGGGGGTACTCGCGTCGGTGATAACCTCTTCCATAGTTTTTTGAATTTTTCTGTCCCTGCTAACACTACAGCTAGTTTTCAAAATACTGCTGGTATTCAAAACATTATCAGCCGCGTAACAGGGAATTCTATTTCTGAAATTGATGGTACTCTCCAGGCTGGAGGTACAGCTAACCTGTTTTTGATTAACCCCAACGGAATTGTGTTTGGGCCTCAAGCTACATTAAATATTGGCGGTTCTTTTCTGGCAAGTACAGCTAGTAAAATTAACTTTGCTGATGGCAAGACATTTAGTGCCACAGATACACAAGTTTCATCTTTATTATCTGTCAGTATTCCCATTGGTTTACAATTCACAGCGATCGCAGCTCCTATCCGCAATTTATCTCAAGCAAGTCCCAATGGTGCCACTAATGTGATTCGTCAACCTGTTGGCTTACAGGTGCAGTCAGGTAAAACTTTAGCACTAGTGGGCGGTAATTTATTCTTAGATGGAGGAAATGTAACAGCGAAGTCGGGAAATATTGAATTAGGAAGTGTTGCGCCTAATAGTCTAGTTACTCTCAAGCCTATAAGCCAGAGTTGGGTCTTGGGATATGAAAGTGTCAATAATTTTCAAAATATTCAACTAGCTCAACGAATAGTTGGTAGCACGGCGGTAGGTTCTGTCCTAGATGCTAGTGGTGTAGATGGTGGTGGCAGAATTACAGTACAAGGTAACATTGTCGAACTAATTAGCCGCTATGCAATTGTTACAAGTCAAACTCTAGGTATGAGAGACGGCCAAGACTTAACAATTAACGCTAAGAACTTAATTCTTCGGGATGGCGCACAAATTCGTGTTTCTACTTTCAACAAGGGGGATGGGGGAAATTTGAATGTCAATGCTTCTGATTCAGTGGAGTTAATTGGTGGGATTTTTGAGCCAGTTATGAATCGTTCTATAGCCACTGCATTGGTGAGTGATACTGTTGGTGATGGTCATGCAGGTGATATTACAGTTAACACTAGTAGATTGCACCTAAAAAATGGTGCAGCAATTTCAGCTGGCTCTTCTGGTAATTTAAATTCTTCAACTTCGACCTTCATACCAGCTAGAGGTAACGGAGGAAATATCACAATAAATGCTTCTGATTCAGTGGAGATAACTGGTATCTTAGCAGTAGGTTTTCCTAGCAATTTATCTGCCAGAACTAGAGGCCCTGGAGCCGCAGGTACAGTGACAGTTAATACAGCAAAATTATTGATAAGAGATGGTGGTATAGCTGTTGCTAGTCAAATTCCAAGACTTCCACCTAATATTAAATATCAAGGAAATGTCAATGAACTAGGTACAGCAGGTGAAATAAATGTAAATGCTGGCTCTATTCTGCTAGATGAGAAAGGACAAATCACTTCTAATAGTCAAGGTGGTGGAGGTGGGGATATTATGTTGCAGGTGCAAGATGTATTATTATTACGCCGCAATAGTCAAATTTCCACAAATGCAGGTACAGCAAACGCTCCGGGGAATGGTGGCAATATTACTATTAATGCACCGAATGGTTTTATCGTCGCTACTCACCAAGGGAATAATGACATTACAGCCAATGCCTTTTCTGGTGCTGGTGGTAGGATTTTCATTAACGCTAATAGTATATTTGGATTTGTGCAACGGAGTCGCGCTGACTTAGTACAACTGTTAGGTACTGAAGATTCCAGACAACTAAACCCCAACCGACTCCCCACCAGCGATATTACCGCCTTTTCGCAACAAAACCCTTCATTAAACGGTACTATTCAAATTAATACACCCGATGTTGACCCCAGTCGAGGTTTATTAGAACTCCCCGCAGAACCAGTTGATGCTTCGCGTCAAATTGCCGCAGATTGTAAACCAGGGAGTAAACTCAAAAAAGGTTCTCTTATCGCCACAGGTAGGGGGGGAATTGTACCCAGTCCCACAGAACCTTTTATGGATGATTCAGTCTTAGTCAATTGGATTACTCTTAATGATGAACGTGAGAATAGCGCAAGTTATTTGTCTCATCATGTAAGTACAAGTACACAAAAATTAGATTCTGCCAATCAAGAAACTCAAATTATCCCCGCCCAAGGATGGGTGAGAGATGGTAAAGGTAATGTGACTTTAGTTGCACAAGCACCAACTGTTACACCCCATAGTCCATTACTTAATCCAGCTTCTTGTGCTGCTCATTTGTAA